A single region of the Marinobacter salinus genome encodes:
- the ltrA gene encoding group II intron reverse transcriptase/maturase, which produces MASAKQLALPLEQPGDEPVSGNREDSHSVQPSPWMARVLSRDNLNRALKQVRRNKGAPGVDGMTVDELPDYLRQHWPEIRQQLLQQTYRPKPVRRVTIPKANGGSRPLGIPTVLDRFIQQTIAQVVQQDWEPRFHPNSYGFRPGRSAHQAVRYGQRCAREGRSWVVDLDLEAFFDRVNHDRLMARLKRHTPDKPLLRLINRYLKAGVQIDSRKAPTPEGVPQGGPLSPVLANVVLDELDWELERRNLRFARYADDCQIYVGSRRAGERVMVSLTRFIEDSLRLTVNTRKSAVDRPWKRSFLGFTLSQKGQRLKVANKALDKLKTQIRILSRRTRGHSLAQVIADLKETLLGWKAYFDEAEVLSPLRDLDKWIRRRLRSYVWKQWGRRGYRELRKRGVSVRLAWNTAKSAHGPWRLSHSPALRQALPARLFRSYGLPELAVR; this is translated from the coding sequence ATGGCATCTGCAAAGCAGCTTGCGCTGCCCCTGGAGCAACCAGGGGATGAACCCGTTTCCGGAAATCGGGAAGACTCGCACTCCGTTCAACCCTCACCGTGGATGGCGCGTGTGTTGAGCAGGGACAACCTCAATCGCGCCCTGAAGCAGGTTCGACGTAACAAGGGAGCGCCGGGCGTCGACGGCATGACCGTGGATGAACTGCCGGATTATCTGCGCCAACACTGGCCGGAGATTCGACAACAGCTGCTCCAGCAGACCTACCGACCAAAACCGGTACGGCGGGTCACCATCCCCAAAGCCAACGGCGGTTCCCGCCCTCTGGGTATTCCAACGGTGCTGGACCGCTTTATCCAGCAGACGATTGCCCAAGTTGTCCAGCAGGACTGGGAACCCCGCTTTCATCCGAACAGCTACGGTTTTCGTCCTGGGCGTTCTGCGCATCAAGCGGTCCGATACGGACAGCGCTGCGCCCGGGAAGGTCGCAGCTGGGTGGTGGATCTGGACCTGGAAGCCTTCTTTGATCGGGTAAACCATGATCGCCTGATGGCACGGCTGAAACGGCACACGCCGGACAAGCCCTTGCTCCGGTTGATCAACCGATACTTGAAAGCAGGCGTCCAGATCGACAGCCGCAAAGCCCCGACACCCGAGGGCGTACCGCAAGGCGGGCCATTGTCTCCGGTGTTGGCGAATGTGGTGCTGGACGAACTGGACTGGGAACTGGAACGGCGCAACCTGCGCTTCGCCCGCTACGCCGATGACTGCCAGATCTATGTTGGCAGTCGCCGCGCTGGTGAGCGGGTGATGGTGAGTCTGACGCGCTTTATCGAGGACTCACTGAGGCTCACAGTGAATACACGAAAGAGTGCGGTGGACCGGCCCTGGAAGCGCAGCTTCCTGGGCTTCACCCTCAGCCAGAAAGGACAGCGACTGAAAGTGGCCAACAAAGCCCTCGACAAGCTGAAAACCCAAATCCGGATACTGAGCCGCCGAACACGGGGCCACTCACTGGCCCAGGTGATCGCAGATCTGAAAGAGACCCTGCTTGGTTGGAAAGCGTACTTCGACGAAGCCGAAGTGCTGAGCCCGCTGCGGGACCTGGACAAGTGGATACGGCGGAGATTGAGAAGTTACGTGTGGAAGCAATGGGGGCGAAGGGGGTATCGTGAGCTGAGAAAGCGGGGTGTCTCGGTCAGGTTGGCCTGGAACACCGCGAAATCAGCCCACGGCCCGTGGCGGTTGAGTCATTCGCCGGCACTGCGGCAAGCCTTACCGGCCCGATTGTTCCGGAGCTATGGACTGCCGGAATTGGCAGTACGGTAA
- a CDS encoding AraC family transcriptional regulator, which produces MTLEATVSIGWVNTVIAAAQRLAVDADTLLAAAGIPEPVSAQERWPIDDITRLWHAAERCTGDPGFGLKVGAEFTPMSISGVGFALQSAATLREAIVMVQRFQRLISDGGRFQILAGNTATWLVYHPRQGKLAFSPHQIEAVLAAVVGFASWVTGTRMQPSRVQFSQPRLGPMHGYQAVFNCPVEFEQAFSGVLIENAVLDRPLPQADPQLAQVHERYTTARLAALSMNSASAPELRRWLNARLGPVLPRRAEAAKALGISQRTLARRLQEQGQTFDALLDDVRREKALQAVTDPSTPLPEIAEALGFAEVSTFYRAFRRWTGSPPVRWRKRRSGAFKPATP; this is translated from the coding sequence TTGACATTAGAGGCCACAGTTTCCATTGGCTGGGTGAACACCGTGATTGCAGCGGCGCAGCGCCTTGCCGTGGATGCAGACACCCTGTTGGCTGCGGCCGGTATTCCTGAGCCAGTCAGCGCCCAGGAACGCTGGCCCATTGATGACATCACCCGGCTATGGCATGCGGCGGAACGTTGCACCGGCGATCCGGGGTTCGGGCTGAAGGTGGGCGCCGAGTTCACCCCGATGAGCATCAGCGGTGTGGGGTTCGCCCTTCAGTCCGCCGCTACCCTGCGTGAGGCCATTGTGATGGTGCAGCGCTTCCAGCGCCTGATCTCCGATGGTGGGCGGTTCCAGATCCTCGCAGGCAATACCGCCACCTGGCTGGTCTACCACCCCCGGCAGGGCAAGCTGGCCTTCAGCCCCCACCAGATTGAAGCGGTTCTGGCGGCTGTGGTGGGCTTTGCCAGTTGGGTGACGGGAACCCGGATGCAGCCCTCGCGCGTGCAGTTCAGCCAGCCACGGCTCGGGCCAATGCATGGGTACCAGGCGGTATTCAACTGCCCGGTAGAGTTCGAACAGGCGTTCAGCGGTGTGTTGATTGAGAATGCCGTGCTGGATCGGCCCCTGCCCCAGGCCGATCCTCAACTTGCACAGGTTCACGAGCGATATACCACCGCCCGCCTGGCGGCCCTCTCCATGAACAGTGCCTCTGCTCCGGAACTGCGTCGGTGGCTGAATGCCCGGCTGGGCCCGGTTCTGCCTCGCCGTGCCGAAGCGGCGAAGGCTCTGGGCATCAGCCAACGAACGCTCGCACGGCGGCTTCAGGAACAGGGACAGACCTTCGATGCTCTTCTGGACGACGTACGCCGTGAGAAGGCGTTGCAGGCGGTGACGGATCCGAGCACCCCCCTGCCGGAAATTGCAGAGGCACTGGGTTTTGCCGAAGTAAGCACTTTCTACCGTGCGTTCCGGCGCTGGACCGGTTCGCCGCCAGTGCGCTGGCGCAAGCGAAGAAGCGGGGCTTTCAAACCGGCAACGCCCTAG
- a CDS encoding type II toxin-antitoxin system CcdA family antitoxin — protein sequence MAELYNAAAPKKATNLSINSDLLRKTRELNINLSATLERALKEELSKRQAEQWVEENRAAIKSYNEFVEQHGCFGDEFREF from the coding sequence ATGGCCGAACTCTACAACGCCGCCGCACCCAAAAAAGCCACGAACCTCTCAATCAACAGCGATCTGCTGCGTAAGACCCGTGAACTGAACATTAACTTGTCTGCTACGCTGGAGCGAGCCTTGAAAGAAGAGCTTTCCAAACGCCAAGCAGAACAATGGGTTGAAGAAAATCGCGCTGCCATTAAAAGTTACAACGAATTTGTTGAACAACATGGATGCTTCGGCGACGAATTCAGGGAGTTTTGA
- a CDS encoding FAD-dependent oxidoreductase produces the protein MAKVISSDILVVGGGLAGIVAALEALRAGKSVTLADRDTAERMGGLALWAFGGMMLVGTPLQKRMKIGDTPEIALGDWLNFGELAPDDQWPLQWARYYVEHSRSEVYDWLDNEGIKFLPAVNWVERGRLGEGNRLPRYHVVWGTARELVRCLLAALHRENTGGRLTLLHRHRITELDHCAGKASGALAINEATGEEVRLAASAVVLATGGINGSHRECRANWPVDRPQPAQMLNGAHPNADGRMHHWVADTLGGKITHAGEMWNYAAGFPHPYPHFPGHGLSTIPCKSALWLNHRGERIGPEPLVTGFDTHWLCQRVAEQEKPWTWHLLNWRIAAKEFAISGAEHNARIRDKQFPQFVKELLLGNHALVRQMQHESRDFLVADNLAELAGKMNALTCSHDMKPATLQATADAFDANFTAGTHLHNDAQIRMIQHAREWKPDRLRTCKPAPLQKPGAGPYIAVRMQLITRKSLGGLQTDLQSRILNAQGAPVEGLYCVGEAAGFGGGGANGKRSLEGTFLPACIMTARAAVRSIVTGG, from the coding sequence ATGGCCAAGGTAATTTCTTCAGACATTCTGGTGGTCGGCGGAGGCCTGGCCGGTATCGTCGCGGCCCTCGAAGCTCTGCGAGCCGGGAAATCAGTGACCCTTGCGGACAGGGATACGGCTGAACGAATGGGTGGCCTGGCACTGTGGGCGTTTGGCGGCATGATGCTGGTGGGCACCCCCCTGCAAAAACGCATGAAGATTGGCGACACGCCCGAGATTGCCCTGGGTGACTGGCTCAACTTTGGTGAGCTGGCTCCCGATGATCAATGGCCTCTGCAATGGGCACGCTACTATGTGGAGCATTCGCGATCAGAAGTGTATGACTGGCTGGACAATGAAGGCATTAAATTCCTGCCGGCGGTGAATTGGGTGGAGCGTGGCCGCCTCGGAGAGGGCAACCGTCTGCCCCGTTACCATGTTGTCTGGGGTACCGCCCGGGAGCTGGTCCGCTGCCTACTGGCGGCCCTGCACCGGGAAAATACCGGCGGCAGACTCACTCTGCTGCACCGGCATCGCATCACCGAACTGGACCACTGCGCAGGCAAAGCCAGTGGTGCCCTGGCCATCAACGAAGCCACCGGTGAAGAAGTCCGCTTGGCGGCATCCGCTGTGGTACTGGCCACCGGCGGTATCAACGGCAGCCACAGGGAATGCCGGGCCAACTGGCCCGTCGACCGTCCGCAACCTGCCCAGATGTTGAACGGGGCTCATCCAAATGCGGATGGCCGTATGCATCACTGGGTAGCCGACACCTTGGGTGGCAAGATTACCCACGCCGGGGAAATGTGGAATTACGCGGCTGGCTTCCCGCATCCTTACCCCCATTTTCCGGGCCATGGTCTTTCCACCATTCCCTGCAAATCCGCCCTGTGGCTGAACCACCGGGGTGAGCGGATCGGCCCGGAACCCCTGGTGACCGGATTCGATACCCACTGGTTGTGCCAGCGGGTGGCGGAACAGGAAAAACCCTGGACCTGGCACCTGTTGAACTGGCGCATTGCGGCCAAGGAATTTGCCATCTCCGGCGCCGAACACAACGCCCGGATCCGCGACAAACAGTTCCCCCAATTCGTGAAAGAGCTGTTGCTGGGCAATCACGCCCTGGTGCGCCAAATGCAGCATGAAAGCCGGGATTTCCTGGTGGCGGATAACCTTGCCGAGCTGGCCGGCAAGATGAACGCGCTAACCTGCTCCCACGACATGAAGCCGGCAACGCTTCAGGCTACGGCGGACGCCTTCGATGCCAACTTCACAGCGGGCACCCATCTCCATAACGATGCCCAGATCCGGATGATCCAGCATGCCCGGGAATGGAAGCCGGACCGGCTGCGCACCTGCAAACCAGCCCCGCTGCAAAAGCCCGGCGCCGGGCCCTACATCGCCGTCCGCATGCAATTGATCACCCGCAAGAGCCTGGGTGGTCTGCAAACGGATCTGCAAAGCCGTATTCTCAATGCTCAGGGAGCGCCGGTAGAAGGCCTGTACTGTGTGGGAGAGGCCGCAGGCTTTGGCGGCGGTGGTGCTAACGGCAAGCGGTCCCTGGAAGGCACCTTCCTGCCCGCCTGTATCATGACGGCACGTGCCGCGGTGCGCTCTATTGTGACCGGAGGCTGA
- a CDS encoding sulfurtransferase — MSSPLVTTDWLQDNLDNQCLVLIDASMVNVVGKEPIVYDRPVFIPGSYKIDLEGTLCDTGSSQIHAFPTEEQFTEEARRLGITPESLVVLYDNQGLYSAPRAWWIFRAMGLNHVFVLDGGLPQWLAEGRDTVSAPVAEAATPGSVAGNLDRSLVRDSAYIFQHLEDERIMVIDARSQARFLAQAPEPRPGVRGGHIPNSLNLPFSEVLEGYRFKPASELAATFAHLAPSLPPNNEQQLVFSCGSGITACIILLAAELVGYNQLSLYDGSWADWGSSESLPVA, encoded by the coding sequence ATGTCTTCCCCCCTCGTGACTACCGACTGGCTGCAGGACAACCTGGATAACCAATGTTTGGTACTGATCGACGCGAGTATGGTCAATGTCGTTGGCAAGGAGCCGATCGTTTATGACCGCCCGGTGTTCATCCCGGGCAGCTATAAGATCGATCTGGAAGGAACGCTCTGCGATACCGGATCTTCCCAAATCCATGCCTTCCCGACGGAAGAGCAGTTCACAGAGGAAGCCCGCAGGCTGGGCATTACGCCCGAAAGCCTGGTGGTGCTGTATGACAACCAGGGCCTCTACTCGGCACCCCGGGCCTGGTGGATTTTTCGGGCCATGGGTCTCAACCACGTCTTTGTTCTGGATGGTGGCCTGCCGCAGTGGTTGGCCGAAGGGCGGGACACAGTTTCTGCTCCGGTTGCAGAGGCGGCCACGCCTGGCAGCGTGGCGGGCAACCTCGACCGTAGCCTGGTTCGGGATTCCGCCTACATTTTCCAGCACCTGGAGGACGAGCGCATAATGGTCATCGATGCGCGGTCACAGGCGCGTTTCCTGGCACAGGCGCCAGAACCCCGGCCCGGTGTGCGCGGTGGCCACATTCCCAATTCCCTCAACCTGCCGTTTTCGGAGGTGCTGGAGGGTTATCGGTTCAAGCCTGCCAGCGAGCTGGCGGCAACGTTTGCGCACCTCGCTCCGTCTCTTCCACCCAACAACGAGCAGCAGCTGGTGTTCTCCTGTGGTTCCGGTATCACTGCCTGCATCATTCTGCTGGCGGCCGAGCTGGTGGGGTATAACCAGCTGTCGCTGTACGACGGCTCCTGGGCCGACTGGGGCAG
- a CDS encoding CcdB family protein, translated as MAQFDVYPNPSKTSKAHYPYLVDIQSSLLSELATRIVIPLGKRSAFGGEAMQELTPEISFADQELLLLTPQISSVSEKHLKSPVGSLSHFRDQIVGALDLAVTGI; from the coding sequence ATGGCACAGTTCGATGTCTACCCCAACCCAAGCAAGACCAGCAAAGCGCACTACCCTTACCTTGTCGATATTCAGAGCAGTCTGCTGAGTGAGCTTGCAACTCGCATCGTAATCCCTTTGGGGAAACGCTCCGCATTTGGTGGCGAAGCCATGCAGGAACTCACGCCGGAAATCAGCTTTGCAGACCAGGAACTTCTACTTTTAACCCCGCAAATTTCCTCTGTTTCTGAAAAGCATCTCAAAAGCCCGGTTGGTTCCCTCTCGCATTTCAGAGATCAGATTGTTGGAGCTCTGGACCTGGCTGTCACTGGCATTTAA
- a CDS encoding DUF5602 domain-containing protein — MKTALCLFQPNGSILTAACLGFASVALAADPVVFTGAPMPVGNGTARVEVIANGMNEPESVSVVMTKYALQGLPEVQGNQMVWEFSLPMPDAGPKTGYDHVVLDWNPAGHIPDGVYTVPHFDVHFYLISNGEREAITFHGEGRELAMAAPDPQLVPAGYVIPPDAAVERMGMHGLDPAGHEFHGQTFSHNFIYGYYKGELMFVEPMVSLAFLESLPEMTSPVKQPQRYSYPAWYPATYRIGFDAGKGEYTIALQNLARFD, encoded by the coding sequence ATGAAGACTGCTCTTTGTCTGTTCCAACCCAACGGTTCCATCCTTACCGCAGCCTGCCTGGGTTTTGCCAGTGTCGCGCTCGCCGCCGATCCAGTCGTTTTCACCGGAGCCCCCATGCCGGTCGGTAATGGCACCGCGCGCGTGGAAGTCATTGCTAACGGGATGAACGAACCTGAATCTGTATCTGTCGTCATGACAAAGTATGCCCTTCAGGGGCTTCCCGAGGTTCAGGGCAACCAGATGGTCTGGGAGTTTTCATTACCCATGCCGGATGCAGGCCCCAAGACGGGATACGATCACGTGGTTCTTGACTGGAACCCGGCCGGCCATATTCCTGATGGGGTCTACACGGTTCCCCACTTCGACGTGCATTTCTACCTGATCAGCAATGGTGAGCGTGAAGCGATTACCTTCCATGGCGAGGGCCGTGAACTGGCCATGGCGGCACCAGACCCACAACTCGTGCCCGCGGGCTACGTGATCCCGCCGGATGCAGCTGTAGAAAGGATGGGAATGCACGGCCTGGACCCCGCGGGGCATGAATTCCATGGCCAAACGTTCAGCCACAACTTCATCTACGGCTATTACAAGGGCGAACTGATGTTCGTTGAGCCGATGGTGTCGCTGGCCTTTCTGGAGTCGCTTCCGGAAATGACCTCACCGGTAAAGCAACCCCAACGTTACAGCTACCCGGCCTGGTATCCGGCAACCTACCGGATTGGGTTTGATGCCGGTAAGGGTGAGTACACCATTGCGCTCCAGAACCTGGCCAGGTTTGACTGA
- a CDS encoding acetolactate synthase large subunit: MTNGAQALMKTLVDAGVEVCFSNPGTSEMHFVAALDDEPKMRAVLALFEGVATGAADGYARMADKPAATLLHLGCGLGNGLANLHNARKGKVPVLNIVGDHATYHVKYDAQLQSDIETVARNVSPGFVRTAKSTETLCQDAAEAIAAARTAPGQVATLILPADVSWGEGGVPSAPMAPPTPEPADDATVETIASAIRSGKKTALLMGGHSLREPSMLAAAKLAAHSGVTLLAETFPTRMERGAGLPYVERLAYLAELATVQLTDVEQLILVDAKAPVSFFAYPGKKSYLVPDTCQVHTLVAPDQDILASLNKLNDAVGASQAQPKLQPEKRPGRPRGKLTAEKVCKAVGELMPENAIIVDEGITSSLMLSVMTAGAPRHDMITLTGGAIGQGLPNAVGAAVACPDRPVVALIGDGTAMYTIQALWTMAREQLNVTSIIFNNASYSVLNIELERVGAEEAGEKAKSQLDLRGPVINFAELANGMGVHAVRVHTAEEMAKALEYAQRMPGPHLIEAVIPESLSGVKRRILPWMLRSLPSLPLSVSKALKRKLAP, from the coding sequence ATGACAAACGGCGCACAAGCCCTGATGAAAACCCTGGTGGATGCCGGCGTGGAAGTCTGCTTCAGCAACCCTGGAACCAGCGAAATGCATTTTGTGGCGGCTCTGGATGACGAGCCTAAAATGCGGGCTGTGCTTGCCTTGTTCGAGGGTGTCGCCACCGGCGCTGCGGACGGCTACGCCCGCATGGCTGACAAACCCGCCGCCACCCTGTTGCACCTGGGCTGTGGCCTCGGCAACGGCCTGGCCAACCTGCACAATGCCCGCAAGGGCAAGGTGCCAGTGCTGAACATTGTTGGTGACCACGCCACCTACCACGTGAAATACGACGCCCAGCTGCAATCCGATATCGAGACCGTTGCCCGCAACGTTTCCCCCGGCTTTGTCCGCACCGCCAAGAGCACAGAAACACTCTGCCAGGATGCCGCCGAAGCCATTGCCGCCGCCCGCACGGCGCCGGGGCAGGTGGCCACACTGATCCTGCCGGCAGACGTTTCCTGGGGTGAGGGCGGTGTGCCCAGCGCACCCATGGCACCGCCCACACCGGAGCCGGCAGACGATGCCACGGTAGAAACCATTGCCTCTGCCATCCGCTCCGGCAAGAAAACGGCCCTACTGATGGGCGGGCATTCCCTGCGGGAACCCAGCATGCTGGCGGCAGCCAAACTGGCGGCGCACAGCGGCGTTACCTTGTTGGCAGAAACCTTCCCGACCCGGATGGAACGGGGTGCCGGCCTGCCTTACGTGGAACGCCTGGCCTATCTGGCTGAGCTGGCTACGGTGCAACTGACGGATGTGGAACAACTGATTCTGGTGGATGCGAAGGCACCGGTCTCCTTCTTCGCCTATCCCGGCAAGAAGAGCTATCTGGTGCCGGATACCTGCCAGGTACACACTCTGGTGGCCCCGGACCAAGATATCCTGGCCAGCCTGAACAAACTCAACGATGCCGTTGGCGCCAGCCAGGCGCAGCCGAAGCTACAGCCGGAGAAACGACCGGGCCGGCCACGGGGCAAGCTGACCGCCGAGAAAGTCTGCAAAGCGGTAGGGGAACTGATGCCCGAGAACGCCATCATCGTGGACGAAGGCATCACCTCCAGCCTGATGCTCTCGGTAATGACCGCCGGCGCGCCCCGCCACGACATGATCACCCTCACCGGCGGCGCCATTGGCCAGGGCCTGCCCAACGCCGTGGGTGCCGCCGTGGCCTGCCCGGACCGGCCGGTAGTGGCCCTGATTGGCGACGGAACTGCCATGTACACCATCCAGGCCCTCTGGACCATGGCCCGGGAGCAGCTGAATGTAACCTCCATCATCTTCAACAACGCCTCCTACTCCGTGCTCAACATCGAACTGGAGCGGGTAGGCGCGGAAGAGGCCGGGGAGAAAGCCAAATCCCAACTGGACCTGCGCGGCCCGGTGATCAACTTCGCGGAACTGGCCAACGGCATGGGCGTTCACGCCGTGCGGGTACACACCGCCGAGGAAATGGCAAAAGCCCTGGAATATGCCCAGAGAATGCCGGGACCACACCTGATTGAAGCCGTGATCCCGGAATCCCTGAGCGGGGTGAAACGCCGGATACTGCCGTGGATGCTGCGCTCATTGCCCAGCCTGCCGCTGTCGGTTTCCAAGGCGCTGAAGCGCAAGCTGGCGCCCTGA
- a CDS encoding SGNH/GDSL hydrolase family protein produces the protein MHFPFWLTTALLFPVLLYQGKQARRTTPRLPEAGGSPSGQYGEDSPARRILVIGESTAAGVGVETHEQGLASQLARQIYKRTGQTIAWHTFGVNGIRLGALIRELETAELPEADVVLLSMGVNDTTGFTPRYRFRRQLRELRGLLAPRYPGPILLLSVPPMHLFTALPSPLRYVMGWRARQLDKLYIRLARQYPQDFSYVNYPVVTDPELLASDGYHPGQKGYRYIAEALADKAVPEKLFSGENQSN, from the coding sequence ATGCACTTCCCTTTCTGGCTGACCACCGCCCTGCTCTTCCCGGTACTGCTGTACCAGGGCAAGCAAGCCCGTCGCACAACGCCCAGGCTGCCGGAAGCTGGCGGCTCTCCGTCTGGTCAATATGGTGAAGACTCTCCGGCCAGGCGAATCCTGGTGATTGGTGAATCCACAGCGGCCGGTGTCGGCGTTGAAACTCACGAGCAGGGCCTGGCCAGCCAGTTGGCGAGGCAGATCTACAAGCGCACCGGCCAGACCATTGCCTGGCACACCTTCGGGGTCAACGGCATTCGGCTTGGGGCGCTGATTCGCGAGCTGGAAACCGCCGAATTGCCAGAGGCGGATGTGGTGCTGTTGAGCATGGGGGTGAACGACACCACGGGGTTCACACCCCGCTATCGTTTCCGCCGGCAGTTGAGGGAGTTGCGCGGATTGCTCGCACCCCGGTATCCGGGGCCCATTCTGCTTCTCAGCGTGCCTCCCATGCATCTGTTCACGGCGCTGCCTTCGCCGCTTCGTTACGTGATGGGTTGGCGGGCAAGGCAGCTAGATAAACTCTATATCCGCCTCGCACGGCAGTACCCCCAAGACTTCAGCTACGTGAACTACCCGGTGGTCACCGACCCAGAACTGCTGGCCAGTGATGGTTATCACCCCGGCCAGAAGGGCTACCGGTATATTGCTGAGGCACTGGCAGACAAGGCCGTTCCTGAAAAACTTTTCAGTGGAGAAAACCAGTCCAACTGA